The nucleotide sequence CACTTGCAACTGCAGTGCCAACACCTAACGTGTGATCAGACAGACCAACTTCACAGCCGAATAACTCACGCATATGAGGAATCGTCGCCACATTTGAATTCTCAGGTGTCGCAGGATAAGTGCTTGTACATTTCAGTAAAATAATATCCTTACAGCCAGCTTCTTTCGCCGCCTTCACGGCTTCATCAATTTCAGCGACCGAAGCCATCCCTGTGGACATAATCAGCGGCTTTCCTGTTGCTGCCGCTCTTCTAATCAGCGGCAAATCTGTATTTTCAAAGGATGCAATTTTGTAAGCTGGAACATCTAAGCTTTCCAGAAAATCAACTGCACTCGCATCAAAAGGCGAACTAAAAGCAATCAAACCTAATTCCTGGCAACGATTAAAAATTTTCTCGTGCCACTCCCAAGGTGTATAAGCCTTCTGATAAAGGTTATAAAGTGATTCACCTTTCCACAGGTTACCTTCTTGATTAATGAAAAATTCACCTTCATTAATATCAAGCGTCATCGTCTCAGCTGTGTATGTTTGTAGCTTTAACGCATCCACCCCAGCCTCCGCAGCCGCTTCAACAATTTCGAGCGCTTTATCTAGTGATTGATTATGATTTCCTGACATCTCTGCGATAATAAAAGGTTTATGTTTCTGACCAATCATACGATCAGCGATTTGTACTGCGCACATCGTCTAGCTCCCTTTCAACATTTGGTCAACAGCTGGATGAACCTTTTGCTGACCATTGCTATTCATTAATTCAATTGAACGTAACGAAAGTTCTTTTAATTTTTCAGGTTCTTTCAAAGCTCTTTGAATCACACCTGCATAATCGGATTCCTTAATATCCTCATGCCAACCAAGGTTCCAAACCGCTCCTGCTGCTGCAGCTGCTTCTGTTGAGGCTTTTTGATTTTCTGCGACAATCGTTACAATAGACGGCAAGCCTAGAAAGCATCGCTCCCACATTGTCACACCGCCAGCACCAAACGCCACATCTGCTTGAGAGATTAAGTCTGCAAGATAGTTAATTTGACAATGATAAGTGAAGCGTGATTCTTTACACAAATGCTCAACATTGGTCCTGTTTGGGTTAGCCGTTCCAGTCACAACATCAATATGAATATCTTGTATCTTTAATTGTTGAAAGGCCCGTACTACTTTCTCCGTTTCATTCGTCGGGTCACTTCCACCATAGAAAATAAGGATACGTTTCATAGAGCCATCTCGAATGTCCACTTTATCCTGTGCCTCTAGAAACTCATCACGAAGCAATAAGTACTGCGGTCCTAATAACTTCAAGCAACCTTCTGGAACAAGGTGTTCATAGCGTTCTAGGTAATCTGTATAATAGTTTTGATCAAGAAGAAGATCACATGTATGAAGACGATTTGCTAGATCATCAATTACCATTAACTGATGTGCCTTTCCACTTATTATCTGTTCCCATTGCTGGTCGAACTGATAATGATCAACAACCCCCCAATCAACAACACTGAAGTTTGTTTTAATAACATGAGCGGTTTCTTGCGCATCTTGCTGTTGAATAAGTGGTGTTTCTGCATGTAAGCGAAAAACTCGGAATCCTTCTTGTTCAATATAATCACATAAGTTCCCAGCCTCTTCACGGCAAATAAAAGAAATAGATGCACCTTTTTGCTTTAATTGATGGGCTAGCGTTAAGCAGCGCATAACGTGGCCTGTGCCGATTTTGGAAGAGGCGTCAACACGGAATAAAATATTCACCTACTTCACCGGCTTTTGTTCAATATGTGCATTTATCTTTGCCACTTCAGGATGGGCCTCCAAGTATTCCACTACTTTTGCAGAAGAAATCAATTTATCACCATTGAAATGCTCCGCAACCTTTGTACATAATTCATAATCCTCTTCTGTATCAAGAGTGATGCGCAAGCTTGGATTTTGAATTTCTTTCGGCGCTTTCAACGTGACATGCTGAAACTCATCTGAAAACTCGTATGCATAATAAGTAACATGTTCTCTATGTCGCTCCTCGTTCCCATGTTCATGCATATATTCTAAAGCACTGAAAGCAAACATTTCAGATGTCAACCCACGCGGTAGGCTACCCACTACTTTCACATAATCAACAGGCTGCACCTTCATGGTTTCAATAATCTGCGCCATTAACTCAAAGTCAACAAACGGACAATCTGATGTCACCCGAATTACATAATCTGGTTGATAAGGCTTAGCTGCTTCATAGTAACGCGATAGTACATCATCTTGAGAGCCGCGGAAGCAAGTTACTTCATTTTTCTCGCACCAAGCTTCCACTGCATTATCTTGCGGCAGGGTTGATGTTGCGACAATTACATCGAACACACCGTTTACTTTCTTACAGCGTGAAAAGACATAATCTAGGACAACACTTTCCCCTAATGGCTTTAATATTTTACCTGGCAGACGGGTTGAGCCCATTCGCGCTTGGATAATGACGAGCGTTTTCATTCGAATTCTCCTTGATATCGTTTATATTTCTTTTGCTGTTGTTGCCAATCCTTTGCTAACATTTCATAAAGATACACATCATGCCATTCACCGTACTTATAAATGTGGTCTTTGTAATAGCCCACTTCTCTACACCCATGCATTTTATGCGTTTTTCTCACATTTTCATTTTGTGACATGACTTCTCCCATCAACTTCTTCAAACCGAGCTCCGAAAAAACATAATTATACAAGTAAGGTCCAATCATTGGACCAACCATACTATATGCCGGCTCCCCGATATAGTAAGCCCAGGTTGCCCGCTTGTTTTGCATATCAATTTCATGCAATGATACTAGCCCAATCAGTTGATCTTTGAATTCAATCACCCAATACTTCGAGTTTGTATCCTGCTTAACTTTTGCAAACCATTGTTTCTGCTTTTCAAGATTATCTTCAATATCTGTGTACATATATTTTGTGACATGCTCACTTGTACGCCACTTTAACACTTGTTCCAAATGCTCTTCTCTTAATTTTATAAAACGCATAACAACCTCCGCCTTACCGAACAACTACTTCTCTAGTAAAATACGTTAAGAAATCATAACCATCCCACACCGAATTGAAATCCAACGCCTGACCTACCGATACAATACGGTCGATCCCGCGATTGGGAAGGTTCTCGACAAGCTCATGTAATTGTGTTTTCTCAAATCCGAAATACGACAATGTTTGATCCTTATGGCTAAATAGAGATGCTGCTTCACTCAATGTTTGCACTGATATTTCAAGGAACAGACCTGCACCGCAATGCATTTCTCTATCCATATCAGTCAAATTCTCCAATTCTATTCGCTGAAAGCCTTCACTACCTACATTTGTAACCGATTTCGTATGCTCCTGAGCCCCATAGAAACAGCTTGTTGCAAATCGATTTATATTTAAAGCAGGTGCTATAGAATGCTTTTTCTGTTTCAAATACCCTTCTAATTCTGTCCAGAACTTTTTCTTAACAGCATGGATTTCATTTTCCTTACCAAGCCACAGAACAAGCCTAGGAGAGGAACAAGCCATTTGGTCAAACCAAAATGCATCATTATAAAATTGATGAACAAACTGCCCAAGTGCTCTGCTGTCCAACTGATTAATTTCTTCTGCAGCGAGCAGCACACTTGAAAACCTATCCGCAAAAACTAACTCTGTTGCCATCGGAGGCAGTGGTAACGAACGAATCTTTTGAATCGTCGTATCTCCTCCCCAAATGACACGGACGTCGCAATAGCTAGAAAGATAGCTCGTTATAGCATCATCGTGTTCATAGCTTACGATCAACGTCCGTTCAGCAATTTTCGAAAACTGTTCTTTTGTTAATTCTTCCGCAATGACATTTAATAAAAGGTTGAGTTGTTCATTCTGTCGCTGTGATAAACGTAAAATGTTTTTATTACCTGCAAGCATTGATAATACCCATGAATATAAAAAGATCGAATCCACATTTGAAGGCGCAAAATGAAGTACCGTTCCACGCGGTAGTAATAACTTCTCTGCCTGCTCGAACTCTGCTTTCAGCTGATAAATGTTTGCTTTCCGAAGCCAATAGCCGACTGCTACTAATTCTGGATATTGACGTAATGAACGTTCTTTCAATAATCGACTCGAAACACTCTGAAGAAATTGAAGAACTTCTTCTGAGAAAGGCTTTAACATCTTTTGTGAGGATACGGAGCGTACCTCATCTTTCCAATCACTAGTTTGACGTGGCAATAAGAATATCATCGTAATGCACCTCTTTGGTCGAAAGCATGTGTGTCACTGCACCCACGAATCTCTGCTTTTGGAAGCCGACCTTCAACTGTAAAATAACGCCCTTTTCTTCCACACGAACAATCATCTTCACCAATGATTTCACCAAGATCCTCAGTTAACAAGCTATGGCCAGGGTAGCTTTTGGGAAGAATACTCAAAACTTGCAGCAATCCTTTCTCCTTATAAGAAAGAACCTCTAAACTATTCATATCACGTACAAGGACATCTGCAAAATGAGGTGGATGAAAATACCCATGCTCACACTCCATAAAGATCGAACCGACCTGCTCAACCATTCCGTAATAATTATGAATCCGCGCAAGTCCAAATTGTTCTCGCAACGCTGCTTTAAAGTCATCATTGCTCACTGCTTCATCCTTTAGCTTCTTCCATCCGCCACCGTGAATGAGTAAACCATCGGATAAATTGAAATTCAAACCTCGTTCACGACAAACTTGATAGAAGTATTGCCATACCATAAACGTGAAGCCAAACAGAAGAATTTGCTCTCCTTGGTGCTTATCCAAGAATGCTTGTAATCCTTCCTCATCAAGCTCCATGCTGTCATTTAACGCATAGAAATGATTACGACCGAAGTTTGAGAAACCAAGAATCCCAGCTCCTCTTGCACTAAACGATTTACGATTTTTAATAACACTCTTCGAATCAAGGATAATCATTGGTAACCGCTTCTTACCCACAAATGATTGCACGATATTAATTAATGCCCGTGACTGTAACATTGATGTTTCTTTATCTAAAAAGATCTTCGACACCACTTGTGAAGTCGTTCCGCTCGACGTTAATGTTTTAAGGATGTTCTCTTTTGGTACTGAGTAAAGCTCTAACATTTTAAAAAGTTGAACCGGTAAAAAAGGAAGTTCATGCAACCGTTCAGCCGAAGTAAACAGCCTCATATTCTCAAGGATATTCTTATACTCTTGGCAATTCTCTGTGTGAAACTGGGTTAGTCTTGACATTTCTTGTACTAAATACGCTTCCTTTTCTTGCTTTTCCATCTCAAACGGATTTGCTGAAAACTGTACTGTCATACCTATCACAATTCCTTTAACTTTGAATAATCGACTTTTCCATTTGAAAGCCGCGGCATCTGTTCTAGCTCAATCACTTTATACGAGCGAGGATGCAGCTTAAATGTGTCACGAATAAAATGACTCACTTGCTCACTCTTAGTGTCTTCTAATGCTACAACCATTTTCTCATCATCACCTGTACATGCCACTGCAAGACCAAGCTGCCGTTCAATCGACTTTTCCACATCATCTAAGCTAATTCGTAAGCCAAACAGCTTAATGAACCGTTTCATCCGCCCCTTGATGTAGAAGAAACCATCCTCATCTTGCTCAGCAACGTCTCCTGTACGAAGAATTCCTTGCAACTCATCACCTTTCGCCAAATCAGCTCGACTATGTGCATAACCAAGCATGACATTATCTCCTTCATAAATCAGCTCGTTTGTTTCTGCATCCAAATGTAATCTCCCGCCTGGAATAACTTTTCCGATTGAACCAACCTTTCCAGAAAGTTCTTGCGGTGAAACATAACTGATACGCGCAGTTGCTTCTGTCTGTCCATACATCACGTAAAAAAGGTAATGATTAGCTTCAGCTATTTCTTGAAAATAACCGATCAACTTGTCCGATAACCGACCACCAGCTTGTGTGAAATAACGCAAGGAAGGAAGCTCCATCCGCTCAAACCGTAAACGTTGTAACATTTGATAAGTGTACGGAACTCCTGAAAAAGATGTTGCCTCATGTTGCTTGAAAAACTCCCAAAACCCTTTTGAGAGTATACTTTCACTTGTTAAGAGAAGTGTCCCTTCAGCATGTAAATGACTATTAATAACCGACAAGCCATAAGAATATTGCATGGGCAGTGTTGTAATCGGTCGCTCTTTTTCATTTAATTCTAGATACTCTACAATTGATTCTGCATTTGATTGAAGGTTTTGATAAGATAGGCGAACAAACTTACTGCTTCCTGTCGTTCCTGAAGTGCTTAGTAATAGAGCTAAATCAGGATGTAGCTCACCTTTGCTTTCGCTAATCTTATGGTAAAGAATATACTCTTGCTCAATTTCAGTTTGTTGATAGTTTGTAAGACTATTAAGCTCTTTAAAGGTCATAATCCAATCTGGTTGATATTCTGCTAGCACCTGCTTAAATAAACCTTCGTTCATTTGAGCATCAAGAAGCATGACAGCATCTCGAACCTGCAAGCCTGCAAGATAACCCGCTAGTGAATAGACATGGTTATCACACAGTACAATACCTAACTTCTTATTTTTGCTAGTGATTTCCTGTTTCATCTGATCAATAAGTTGTTGTAGTTGTTTATATGTAAATGAGCCGTATTTCTGATCAATAATTCCTATTTTGTTTCCTTTTTTTATACTCCAAAATGACAATGAAAACACTTCCTTAGATGATCGTCATCTTTTTTATCGGAATAAACAGAGCTTTTTCCAATAAAAAAAGAGAAAGCCTATTTGCTTCCTCCATTTTACTAATAATCAAACAACCATTCCACCATCCACACCAATCACTTGACCAGTAACATAGGATGAGAGATCAGATGCTAGAAATAAAATTGTATTTGCAACTTCCTCTGGTTGTCCAATACGTTTCATTTTAATACTGTTAACCCTTTCTTGAAACTTATCCTCTGGAATACTCTTGGTCATATCAGTTTCAATAAAACCAGGTGTAATTGCATTCACCCGAACATTTGCAGATGCAAGTTCCTTCGCTGCTGATTTTGTTGCTCCTATCAGTGCTGCCTTACTCGCTGAATATACAACTTGTCCTGACTCACCATTTGTCCCAAAGATCGAGCTGACATTAATAATGGAACCAGAGCGGTTACGCATCATAAGGCGAGCGGCATATTGCATATGATAAACGGCTGCATTCGTATTCACAGCCATCGTTTGTTCAAGCTGTTCAGGTCGAACCATTCCTAACAACCCATCAGCAAGCATTCCTGCATTATTCACAAGAATATCTAAGCGTTTATATTCTTTTTGAATCGTTCGAAATGTCTCTTTCACAGCATTTAAGTCGGTAACATCATAAGCAAATATTTTTGCTACTCCGTCAGTTTGCTCATTAACTTCAGCAGCTAGTCTATCTAACGCCTCTTCATCACGTCCATTTAACAATACAGTTGTCCCATAACGAGCTAATACCAAAGCAGTGGCCTTACCAATCCCTTTCGAAGCACCCGTAATGAATGCAACTTTCCCATCAAGCCTCATTCAAACTCTACTCCATACTTAGTAAGAATTTCTTTTGCTTTTCCAAATGAGCTCATATCAATAACATCTTCAGTATCCATCATGATATCGAACTGTTCATCAATATCAGCTATTAATGCCATATGGGCAATGGAATCCCATTCTTCAATGGAATTGTATTCGAGTGAATCGGTTACTTTCGATTCGTCTATGCCAAGTGATTCCGCGAAGATTGTGCGGAGTTTTTGTGTGTTCATATCT is from Bacillus tianshenii and encodes:
- the pseI gene encoding pseudaminic acid synthase encodes the protein MCAVQIADRMIGQKHKPFIIAEMSGNHNQSLDKALEIVEAAAEAGVDALKLQTYTAETMTLDINEGEFFINQEGNLWKGESLYNLYQKAYTPWEWHEKIFNRCQELGLIAFSSPFDASAVDFLESLDVPAYKIASFENTDLPLIRRAAATGKPLIMSTGMASVAEIDEAVKAAKEAGCKDIILLKCTSTYPATPENSNVATIPHMRELFGCEVGLSDHTLGVGTAVASVTLGATVIEKHFTVSRAEGGVDAAFSLEPHEMKMLVEETERAWQSIGTVQYGPTEAEKPSMEHRRSLYIAEDLIAGDVLTKDNLRAIRPGHGLPPKYYDMLLGKSVKKAVKKGTPVSWELFL
- the pseG gene encoding UDP-2,4-diacetamido-2,4,6-trideoxy-beta-L-altropyranose hydrolase: MNILFRVDASSKIGTGHVMRCLTLAHQLKQKGASISFICREEAGNLCDYIEQEGFRVFRLHAETPLIQQQDAQETAHVIKTNFSVVDWGVVDHYQFDQQWEQIISGKAHQLMVIDDLANRLHTCDLLLDQNYYTDYLERYEHLVPEGCLKLLGPQYLLLRDEFLEAQDKVDIRDGSMKRILIFYGGSDPTNETEKVVRAFQQLKIQDIHIDVVTGTANPNRTNVEHLCKESRFTYHCQINYLADLISQADVAFGAGGVTMWERCFLGLPSIVTIVAENQKASTEAAAAAGAVWNLGWHEDIKESDYAGVIQRALKEPEKLKELSLRSIELMNSNGQQKVHPAVDQMLKGS
- a CDS encoding glycosyltransferase family protein yields the protein MKTLVIIQARMGSTRLPGKILKPLGESVVLDYVFSRCKKVNGVFDVIVATSTLPQDNAVEAWCEKNEVTCFRGSQDDVLSRYYEAAKPYQPDYVIRVTSDCPFVDFELMAQIIETMKVQPVDYVKVVGSLPRGLTSEMFAFSALEYMHEHGNEERHREHVTYYAYEFSDEFQHVTLKAPKEIQNPSLRITLDTEEDYELCTKVAEHFNGDKLISSAKVVEYLEAHPEVAKINAHIEQKPVK
- the pseH gene encoding UDP-4-amino-4,6-dideoxy-N-acetyl-beta-L-altrosamine N-acetyltransferase; translation: MRFIKLREEHLEQVLKWRTSEHVTKYMYTDIEDNLEKQKQWFAKVKQDTNSKYWVIEFKDQLIGLVSLHEIDMQNKRATWAYYIGEPAYSMVGPMIGPYLYNYVFSELGLKKLMGEVMSQNENVRKTHKMHGCREVGYYKDHIYKYGEWHDVYLYEMLAKDWQQQQKKYKRYQGEFE
- a CDS encoding acyl-CoA reductase codes for the protein MIFLLPRQTSDWKDEVRSVSSQKMLKPFSEEVLQFLQSVSSRLLKERSLRQYPELVAVGYWLRKANIYQLKAEFEQAEKLLLPRGTVLHFAPSNVDSIFLYSWVLSMLAGNKNILRLSQRQNEQLNLLLNVIAEELTKEQFSKIAERTLIVSYEHDDAITSYLSSYCDVRVIWGGDTTIQKIRSLPLPPMATELVFADRFSSVLLAAEEINQLDSRALGQFVHQFYNDAFWFDQMACSSPRLVLWLGKENEIHAVKKKFWTELEGYLKQKKHSIAPALNINRFATSCFYGAQEHTKSVTNVGSEGFQRIELENLTDMDREMHCGAGLFLEISVQTLSEAASLFSHKDQTLSYFGFEKTQLHELVENLPNRGIDRIVSVGQALDFNSVWDGYDFLTYFTREVVVR
- a CDS encoding acyl-protein synthetase, whose translation is MTVQFSANPFEMEKQEKEAYLVQEMSRLTQFHTENCQEYKNILENMRLFTSAERLHELPFLPVQLFKMLELYSVPKENILKTLTSSGTTSQVVSKIFLDKETSMLQSRALINIVQSFVGKKRLPMIILDSKSVIKNRKSFSARGAGILGFSNFGRNHFYALNDSMELDEEGLQAFLDKHQGEQILLFGFTFMVWQYFYQVCRERGLNFNLSDGLLIHGGGWKKLKDEAVSNDDFKAALREQFGLARIHNYYGMVEQVGSIFMECEHGYFHPPHFADVLVRDMNSLEVLSYKEKGLLQVLSILPKSYPGHSLLTEDLGEIIGEDDCSCGRKGRYFTVEGRLPKAEIRGCSDTHAFDQRGALR
- a CDS encoding AMP-binding protein, which codes for MFSLSFWSIKKGNKIGIIDQKYGSFTYKQLQQLIDQMKQEITSKNKKLGIVLCDNHVYSLAGYLAGLQVRDAVMLLDAQMNEGLFKQVLAEYQPDWIMTFKELNSLTNYQQTEIEQEYILYHKISESKGELHPDLALLLSTSGTTGSSKFVRLSYQNLQSNAESIVEYLELNEKERPITTLPMQYSYGLSVINSHLHAEGTLLLTSESILSKGFWEFFKQHEATSFSGVPYTYQMLQRLRFERMELPSLRYFTQAGGRLSDKLIGYFQEIAEANHYLFYVMYGQTEATARISYVSPQELSGKVGSIGKVIPGGRLHLDAETNELIYEGDNVMLGYAHSRADLAKGDELQGILRTGDVAEQDEDGFFYIKGRMKRFIKLFGLRISLDDVEKSIERQLGLAVACTGDDEKMVVALEDTKSEQVSHFIRDTFKLHPRSYKVIELEQMPRLSNGKVDYSKLKEL
- a CDS encoding SDR family NAD(P)-dependent oxidoreductase; the encoded protein is MRLDGKVAFITGASKGIGKATALVLARYGTTVLLNGRDEEALDRLAAEVNEQTDGVAKIFAYDVTDLNAVKETFRTIQKEYKRLDILVNNAGMLADGLLGMVRPEQLEQTMAVNTNAAVYHMQYAARLMMRNRSGSIINVSSIFGTNGESGQVVYSASKAALIGATKSAAKELASANVRVNAITPGFIETDMTKSIPEDKFQERVNSIKMKRIGQPEEVANTILFLASDLSSYVTGQVIGVDGGMVV
- a CDS encoding acyl carrier protein; the encoded protein is MNTQKLRTIFAESLGIDESKVTDSLEYNSIEEWDSIAHMALIADIDEQFDIMMDTEDVIDMSSFGKAKEILTKYGVEFE